The Thamnophis elegans isolate rThaEle1 chromosome Z, rThaEle1.pri, whole genome shotgun sequence genome contains a region encoding:
- the LOC116523035 gene encoding uncharaterized LOC112694756 homolog isoform X1, translated as MVLHATPFIPPLLLTPPTVNLLLTFSILQTPPLNPPPDLPFAATLFLPLPAIVFLVVGSYLLLLILVLVLRQCLLARGFCANCCSCEKRSWPTMCECCMACAESCNCALPTPTHCLDHCCSCANGLEPRSCSFPRLCPLCDCACTYQPPDCQNINCICFEIKLR; from the exons ATGGTCTTGCATGCAACTCCCTTTATACCTCCTTTACTCCTCACCCCTCCTACTGTCAACCTACTTTTGACTTTTTCCATCTTGCAGACTCCACCGCTGAATCCTCCACCAGATCTCCCCTTTGCTGCCACCTTGTTCCTGCCCCTCCCTGCCATCGTTTTCTTGGTTGTTGGCTCCTACCTGCTGCTCCTCATTCTGGTCCTGGTCCTCAGACAATGCCTACTG GCCAGAGGTTTTTGTGCCAATTGCTGTTCCTGTGAGAAGCGGTCTTGGCCAACTATGTGTGAATGCTGTATGGCTTGTGCTGAATCATGCAACTGTGCCCTTCCCACTCCAACCCATTGTCTAGATCACTGCTGTTCTTGTGCTAAT GGCTTGGAACCAAGAAGTTGCTCCTTTCCCCGCCTGTGTCCACTTTGTGACTGTGCCTGTACATACCAGCCCCCAGACTGCCAGAATATCAACTGTATTTGTTTTGAAATCAAATTGCGTTAA
- the LOC116523035 gene encoding uncharaterized LOC112694756 homolog isoform X2: protein MATPPLNPPPDLPFAATLFLPLPAIVFLVVGSYLLLLILVLVLRQCLLARGFCANCCSCEKRSWPTMCECCMACAESCNCALPTPTHCLDHCCSCANGLEPRSCSFPRLCPLCDCACTYQPPDCQNINCICFEIKLR from the exons ACTCCACCGCTGAATCCTCCACCAGATCTCCCCTTTGCTGCCACCTTGTTCCTGCCCCTCCCTGCCATCGTTTTCTTGGTTGTTGGCTCCTACCTGCTGCTCCTCATTCTGGTCCTGGTCCTCAGACAATGCCTACTG GCCAGAGGTTTTTGTGCCAATTGCTGTTCCTGTGAGAAGCGGTCTTGGCCAACTATGTGTGAATGCTGTATGGCTTGTGCTGAATCATGCAACTGTGCCCTTCCCACTCCAACCCATTGTCTAGATCACTGCTGTTCTTGTGCTAAT GGCTTGGAACCAAGAAGTTGCTCCTTTCCCCGCCTGTGTCCACTTTGTGACTGTGCCTGTACATACCAGCCCCCAGACTGCCAGAATATCAACTGTATTTGTTTTGAAATCAAATTGCGTTAA
- the LOC116520330 gene encoding crk-like protein: protein MFPQAMSAFGDAHEWYMGALSRQEAAACLQGHRHGTFLVRDSTTCPGDYVLSVSENSKVSHYIINSLPGRLRIGEHEFDGFPALLDFYRLHYLDTTTLVAPLGRVVAPSSAQTPPAGEWVRALYDFVGRDQEDLPFTKGEPLRVLAKPEEQWWTAQRADGRVGMIPVPYVQPCPYAHPSSHGAPRHAPVVARAVQRRVPGASDKTALAFEVGDLIAVTKMNVNGQWEGELNGRRGHFPFTHVKVLDSEETS from the exons ATGTTCCCCCAAGCCATGTCTGCTTTTGGGGATGCTCATGAATGGTATATGGGAGCTCTGAGTCGCCAGGAAGCAGCTGCCTGTCTCCAGGGTCATCGCCATGGGACTTTCTTGGTACGGGACAGTACTACATGCCCTGGCGACTATGTCCTCTCCGTCAGTGAAAACtccaag GTTTCACACTACATCATTAACAGCCTCCCTGGGCGTCTACGGATTGGAGAGCATGAGTTTGACGGTTTCCCAGCTCTTTTAGACTTTTACCGCCTGCATTACCTGGACACTACCACCTTGGTAGCCCCCTTGGGACGCGTTGTAGCCCCTTCCTCTGCCCAGACGCCTCCTGCGGGCGAATGGGTCCGTGCCCTCTATGACTTTGTTGGCCGTGACCAGGAAGACCTTCCCTTCACCAAAGGGGAGCCTTTGCGAGTTTTAGCCAAGCCAGAAGAGCAATGGTGGACAGCTCAACGTGCTGATGGGCGTGTGGGTATGATTCCTGTGCCATATGTCCAGCCTTGTCCATATGCTCATCCCAGCAGCCATGGCGCCCCCCGACACGCTCCCGTAGTAGCCAGAGCAGTGCAACGAAGGGTGCCTGGCGCCAGTGACAAGACAGCATTGGCTTTTGAG GTGGGTGATCTCATTGCAGTCACCAAAATGAATGTCAACGGCCAATGGGAGGGAGAGCTGAACGGGCGCCGTGGACACTTCCCTTTCACCCACGTCAAAGTCCTAGACTCTGAGGAAACCAGCTGA